CTACAAAGTCACAGTCACAGTTAATATTAACTAAAACATGGCTCATGTTGTACCATATACGTCCAGACGTGTGGCATCCATCGCCTCTGCCGGTTTTACCTCAGACCACCATGGGAGTGTCTGAGAAGACGGAGCTGATGGACTCTGCTACTgacttcttcctctttcccttCATAAGAGAACCAGCCTCTGCATCCAGATCATCGTCATCCTCATCCCCATTGGGATTCAGCTTGCCGTTCTGGCCCTGTAAGTTCTTGGAGTCTATGAACGCCACGTGCCTGTTTAGATTGGCCTTTAGCGCTGGGTCCTCATGAGTCGGTGTCACGCTAAGCATGGACGAGTGGATGCTGTCCTCACCCCGAGCCTTACCTTTATTGGGACAGCAGAAGCAGCGACACGGCGTCAGGTAAAGATACATGAGCACCAGTACCACACTAGACAGACAGCCCACCAAGGTGGTGTATGCTGTGTTCAGGGTCTCTCCAGCCTCGTTCATGGTGAAGTTGTGAACCTTCAGCACCACGTACATCGTCTCATTGAAAGCCTCGCTGGTCGCAAAGCAAGTGTATGTCCCAGAGTCCTCAGTCCTCACCGGATTAATCTGCAGTCTGCCATCTGGCAAGACTCTGGCTGTCTGGTTGCTTCCTGGCGTCACCACCACATTCCCAGGCATCATCCAGGTCtttaacatgtttctgtgtttagtgtcacAGCCGAGGATCAGCCTCTGCTCCAGAAAAgcctcttcatcttcctccttgAATGTGCTGCAGTTCATGTTGTCACCGCTGAGACCAAAAACACccactttgtttttttgcgGGCCAGGCATAATACACGTGTAGTCATCTTTGAAGTCCACCGCGGAGTTGAGCTTACGAATGTACCAATGGGCGAGAAGTGTGTAGAGATCACAGTGACACAGCAGAGGGTTATTGTGGAAGTAAAGGCCATTTCTTATCCAACCAGGCAACACCTGGAGCTCATCAATGGGTAATATCTTGATCTTGTTGGAGGACACATCCAGCAGACTAATTTTCTCCAGGCGGGACTTTTCCTTGACCAGCTC
This window of the Cottoperca gobio chromosome 7, fCotGob3.1, whole genome shotgun sequence genome carries:
- the amigo1 gene encoding amphoterin-induced protein 1, translating into MALLWLPEAAASTLNCHKTCICASNIVSCSKMNLTTVPTGLPLYTAVLDLSYNEIERLRSDWTPGKLPKLHNLLLSHNGLNFLSIEAFLYVKPLRYLDLSSNNLELLDEFIFEPLVNLEVLLLYNNHISQINRAAFIGMINLQKLYLSQNQISRFPDELVKEKSRLEKISLLDVSSNKIKILPIDELQVLPGWIRNGLYFHNNPLLCHCDLYTLLAHWYIRKLNSAVDFKDDYTCIMPGPQKNKVGVFGLSGDNMNCSTFKEEDEEAFLEQRLILGCDTKHRNMLKTWMMPGNVVVTPGSNQTARVLPDGRLQINPVRTEDSGTYTCFATSEAFNETMYVVLKVHNFTMNEAGETLNTAYTTLVGCLSSVVLVLMYLYLTPCRCFCCPNKGKARGEDSIHSSMLSVTPTHEDPALKANLNRHVAFIDSKNLQGQNGKLNPNGDEDDDDLDAEAGSLMKGKRKKSVAESISSVFSDTPMVV